Within the Leptospira ryugenii genome, the region GAGTATTTGTTTTGGGAGTTGGTTGTATATTGGCGACTTTCGCGTTTTTGGACTATGCGTTTCGTTTCTCGGCTACTTTGGGTTTTTCGTTTTCGCTTCATGCCTACGGTTCTAAATTCAAATCTATTTGGATTCCTATCTTTAGTTTTATCGCATATCTATATAGTATTGTGGTTTCGATCAGACGTTTGTTATCCTCTTACAGCCAGAGACGTCAGGTGACGAACATGCAAAGTGAATTGGCAGGCAATCGAAACGAAGTATCATTGACGATTTGGTTGATCCTACTGACTACCATAGAGCTGATTCTTACTGGAATTTATTTTTTAGGCCATACTCGTCTTTTGGATGCTGTGATCCTTGCTGAGATCATGAATTCAGGGATTCTCGTTATCTTTTCAGGATATGTAATACTGTATACGAGTTCTACAACGGGCAGAACAGGATTTATCCCAAGACTATTGGGGATGTCTCTCGTTTTTTTTCTGATTGTTTCAACCTTGCAATCTAGGTATTACGAATTTTTATTTCGTAACTCAATTTTGCAACAGGTATACGATACGACTGTGGAAACAATGGCAATCCCGGAATTAGAGATGGAACAAATACGACTTCAGGCAGAGGTTCAGCATATTGGAAACTATTCTCATTTTTTCTTTGAGCGTGAAGGAAATTTCTTTATTGCCTTGCGCATGTTAGATGGAAATGAGTGGAAGATTTTCCATTATCTCAAGTATCGAGAGTCAATTCATAGCTTGATTCTTCCATCAGTTTGGTTTCAAATCTGCCTTTCGATCTTGGTATTGTTATTTTTTCCCATTTTCTTTAAAGAAAGTTTTCTCTTACCGATTCAGCAGTTGATGGAAGAAATCAAATTGGAATTCCAAGGTATAGAAAGTCGAGATTCACCAAAGAGTTTTGAATTTGGGGTTTTACGGAATGCCCTCTTTCGCATAGCCGATATGATCCAAAAGGCAAAAAAGGATTTACCAGAGGTTTCAGAAACTTTTGATTTTTTAGAATCCTATCTGTCTAGCAAACCCAAAACATTGGAGATAGGAAATACCTCATTGGTTTACAAAAGTAGTATTTTTGAAAAGACAATCCAAAAAGTAGAGCAGGCGGCGAGGTTTCCTCACCCTGTTACGATTACTGGAGAGACTGGTTCTGGAAAGGAATTGGCTGCAAGAATGATCCATCAATTGGGAGAAAATAAGAATGGACCATTTGTCGCAGTCAACTGTGCAACCTTGCCAGAAAATTTATGGGAAGCTGAAATCTTTGGCGCAAAGAAAGGCTCGTTTACTGATGCAAAGGTAGACAGAAAAGGTAGAATCCAAGAAGCTGATGGTGGCTCCTTGTTCTTTGACGAAATTGGAGAGATGCCTTTGCCCATCCAAGCAAAAATGTTGCGTCTATTGCAAGAAAAAACTTACACGCCATTAGGTGCTAACAAAGAGCACATAGCAAATTGTCGTTTTATTTTTGCAACAAACCAAAACCTATCAGAAATGGTAGAAAAGAAATTATTCCGCGAAGATTTACTATACCGTATCCAAGTATTTAATATTCCTTTGAACCCACTTCGTGATCGAAAAGAGGACATTCCGTACCTTTGGGATTTCTTTACGGAATCCTTTTGCAATGAATACAAAATGACAAAACCAAAGATTAGTCAGAATGCATTCCGGGCTATCCTTCAATATCCTTGGCCTGGGAACATTCGAGAGATGCAGAACACGGTGATCCAAACACTGACACAATCTCCCAAAGAGCTTATTGAAGAGTCCGACCTTCCCTTCCTCAGAACACTCAGAAATGATAGGGACAATCATGCTTTCTCCTTGCCGCGAGGACTGAAGCTAGAGGAAGAGTTGGAACAACTGTCAAAGGATAGGATTTTACAAGCCTTAGAACTTGAAAAAGGGAATATGACTAAGGCAGCATTACGTTTAGGATTGAAACGAACGACTCTAAGATACAAGATGAAGGATTTGGGGATATTGGATTAATCGGCAGAAAATTAACGATCGTCAAAAAATTGACGTCAGTTTTCTGACGAAGATTCTTTTATTTCTTTATTTTGCCACTAAAATGCCTTGTAAATCAGGTTTTTGCGATATATTGGTCATTTGGCACGAGATTTGCTGAGATTTGTCCTCCAGGGAGAAACATTCCCAAGGAGTTTGTGAAAATGATAAAGTGGATACTCGTGTTTTTAAGTCTGCAGGTTTCCTTATTTGCAGAGAAGGTGATTTATACCCATGGCATGAACCTTGTTGAATCCAACGAGGCTTGCCAAGACCAGAGAGTCGGCGTTCCTAACTGCAATGTTTGGAAAGGGATTACACCCGTTGGCGACTATGTCTTAGTCGGCTATGATGGAAGAAGGGATCCGCTGCTTGCAGAACCAACATCTGGTACAGTCAGACTATTGCAAATGCTTAACAAATACTGTCGCAAGGATAGAGGCCAGTCATGCCGATTGGTTTCCGAATCTCTGGGTGGTTTCACAGCAGCGGCCACAATCTCTAAATACAACCAGTCAGGTATTTATAATATTCTGTATGCAACACAACTTGTATCAGCAGAGGGTGGCTCAGAGGTAGCCAGTCTTGGAGATA harbors:
- a CDS encoding sigma-54 interaction domain-containing protein, with the translated sequence MSIYFTDLSAGRVAPMILSLLCCFFFLYKRKSKDLGSFWFSLYFGFLFVFNFGYWFGYSIFHPIGSYGWLFACAIAFAALSRLQISYSFPSEVFKKERVFVLGVGCILATFAFLDYAFRFSATLGFSFSLHAYGSKFKSIWIPIFSFIAYLYSIVVSIRRLLSSYSQRRQVTNMQSELAGNRNEVSLTIWLILLTTIELILTGIYFLGHTRLLDAVILAEIMNSGILVIFSGYVILYTSSTTGRTGFIPRLLGMSLVFFLIVSTLQSRYYEFLFRNSILQQVYDTTVETMAIPELEMEQIRLQAEVQHIGNYSHFFFEREGNFFIALRMLDGNEWKIFHYLKYRESIHSLILPSVWFQICLSILVLLFFPIFFKESFLLPIQQLMEEIKLEFQGIESRDSPKSFEFGVLRNALFRIADMIQKAKKDLPEVSETFDFLESYLSSKPKTLEIGNTSLVYKSSIFEKTIQKVEQAARFPHPVTITGETGSGKELAARMIHQLGENKNGPFVAVNCATLPENLWEAEIFGAKKGSFTDAKVDRKGRIQEADGGSLFFDEIGEMPLPIQAKMLRLLQEKTYTPLGANKEHIANCRFIFATNQNLSEMVEKKLFREDLLYRIQVFNIPLNPLRDRKEDIPYLWDFFTESFCNEYKMTKPKISQNAFRAILQYPWPGNIREMQNTVIQTLTQSPKELIEESDLPFLRTLRNDRDNHAFSLPRGLKLEEELEQLSKDRILQALELEKGNMTKAALRLGLKRTTLRYKMKDLGILD